GCCCTCGGCGAAGGCCATGCCGAGGATGATCGCGCCGATCGCATAGGTGCGGGGGTCGCGCCAGACCTCGAGCGCGGCATGCAGGCGCTCCCGGCGCCCCGGAGACGCGGCGTCGGGGTCGACCGTGACCTGCGCCTGCAGGGGGATGGATCGCAGCGCGTTGGCCGTGATCACGAGCCAGACGACGGCCACGGTGCCGAGGTGCCACGATGCACCGACGCCCCAGGCCGTCATCGCGACGCCGATACCGGCGCCCGCGACGGTGCCGAGGCTGAAGAACGCGTGGAAAAGCGGCATGAGAGTGCGCTCGAACGCCTGCTCGACCTCGGCCGCCTCGACGTTCATCATGACGTCCGTGGCGCCGAAGCACAGGCCGAGGGTCGCCAATCCGATCACCGTCAGGAGATAGGACGACAGCGCGTCCACTCCCAGCGCGGCCAGGAACAGGCCGATGGCGATGCCCACGATCGTGACGGACAGTCCGCGCTTGGCGCCCCAGCGAACGACCACGACGTTGGCCGACATCACGCCGATGAGCGAGCCGGCACCCATGGCGAACAGCAGGATGCCGACCTCGAAGTCGTCGATCGCGAGGTTCTGCTTGACGGCCGGCAGCCGCGACGCCCAGGACGCGAAGGTCACGCCGCACAGGAGGAACAGCGTGAAGATCGAGGTCCGCCAGCGGACGAGCTGGCTGCGGTCGAGGCGGGAGCGGGAGATCACCCCCTCACTGTATCCACTTTTCTCGAATCGATTCGATGCCTCGACGACGAGCGCGCCACATCCCCGATCCCCGGCCCGAAACGATTCGACGCGGGTTAGCATCGGGGAGTGACGAACCGCCGGGCCACCATCGCCGACGTCGCCCGCGTCGCGGGCGTCTCGCCGTCGACGGCGTCCGTCGTCTTCAGCGGCAAGACCCCGGTCTCGGACACCACGCGACTGCGGGTCATCGAGGCCGCCGACTCCCTCGGCTACACCGGGCCCGACCCCCGCGCCGCCTCGCTGCGTCTGGGCCGCAGCGGCATCGTCGCCGTCGTCGTCGGTTCATCCTTGAACTTCATGTTCGTCGACCCCGTCCAGCGTCTCCTGATGGACGGGCTCGCCGAAGCCGTCGCCCCCCTCGGTGCGGGCCTCCTCCTCCTTCGCCGCGACGCCGAGCTCGACATCGAGAACGCCCCCACCCTGACGACGGCGTCCATCGACGCCGCGGTGCTCATCGGCTGCGATGGGTCGCTCCGCGCGTCGCTGCCGATCGTCCAGGCCCGCGGCATCCCCGTCGTGGTGGTCGAAGGAGACGCCGGCGAGGGCATTCCCCGCATCGCTCTGGACAACCGTGACGCGCAGCGGCGGGCGGCGCAGCACGTCCGCGATCTCGGCCACACCCGCGTCGCGATCGTCACGCTGTGGCAGGACGCCGCCGGCACGGTCGGGTGGATCGCGCCGGATGCCGAGATCGCGGTCGACGTGACGCGCGATCGCCTTCAGGGAGCTCGTGACGTCTTCCCCGACGCGCCGGCCTTCGCGTGCGCGGGCAGCTCCATCGACGACGGATTCGCCGCGGGCCGCGTGCTGTTCGCCGACCCGCGCACCCGGCCCACCGCCGTCATCTCGCAGAGCGACCTTCTGGCCGCCGGTGTCATCCGCGCCGCCGAGGATGCCGGTCTGCGCGTGCCCCAGGACGTCAGCGTCACCGGGTTCGACGGCGTTCCCGTCGACGGGCTCGCCCCCTACGAGCTGACCACGCTCGTCCAGCCCGCGACGGCCAAGGGCCGGGCGGCAGGCGCCGCGATCGCTGCGATGCTCGACGGGCGTGAACCGGAGTCGGTCGACCTCACTTCCACATTCCGCATCGGTAATACGACCTCGCGCGCCGGGTGACACCGGGCGCCCGGTAGACTGGCCTTCCGACCCCCGCGACCCGTCAGGAGGCCAGATTGCTCGTGCTCCTGGCTGCGTTCGCGGTGATTCCGCTGGCGCTGCCGTGGCTGGTCGGGCGCATCGGCTCGCGAGCATTCTTCGTCGCAGCGCTGCTGCCGGTCGTGGCCTTCGTCCACGCCGCCATCGCCACGCCCGAGGTCGTCGCCGGTCGGGTGCCGGCCGAGTCCCTTCGTTGGATTCCCCAACTCGGCATCGATCTCTCGATGCGCATGGACACCCTCAGCTGGGTCCTCACGCTCATCGTCACCGGGGTGGGAGCGCTCGTCCTGCTGTATTGCCGCTGGTACTTCGACGGCAAGACGCAGGGCGTCGGCCTGTTCGCCGCGGTGCTCCTCGGGTTCGCGGGGGCGATGTACGGACTCGTCCTGACGGACGACATCATCGTGCTCGTGATGTTCTGGGAGATCACCAGCATCCTGTCCTACCTGCTCATCGGCTTCTACCACGCGCGCGGCGCGAGCCGACGAGCCGCCCTCCAGGCGCTGCTCGTCACGACGCTCGGCGGACTCGTGATGTTCGTCGGCGCGGTCATGCTCTCGGTGATCTACGGCACGAACAGCATCACCGCGATCGTGAGCGGTGCGGCGGCCCTGCGGCCGGGAAGTGACGGACTGCTCGCCACCGCGATCGTTCTGCTGCTGGTCGGTGCGCTCAGCAAGTCGGCCATCTTCCCCTTCCACTTCTGGCTCCCCGGTGCGATGGCCGCGCCCACGCCCGTGAGCGCGTATCTGCATGCGGCCGCGATGGTCAAGGCCGGCATCTATCTGATCGCCCGGCTCGCGCCGGCGTTCGCCGAGAACGAGCTGTGGCGACCGATCGTCATCGGTCTGGGAATCTTCACGATGCTGCTGGGCGGCTTCCAGGCGTTGCGCGAATCCGATCTCAAGCGCATCCTCGCGTTCGGCACGGTGAGCCAGCTCGGCATGCTGACGGTCGTGCTGGGCTACGGAGAGCGTAACTCCGCGCTCGCGGGCCTCGCGCTGCTGATCGGCCACGCGCTCTTCAAATCGGCGCTCTTCCTCGTGGTCGGCGTCATCGACCGTCAGCTGTCGACCCGTGACATCGGTGAACTGTCCGGCGTGGGGCGCCAGGCACCCACGCTCGCGGTGGTCTCGATCATCGCTGTCGCATCGATGGTGGGATTCGCC
The DNA window shown above is from Microbacterium laevaniformans and carries:
- a CDS encoding MFS transporter; translation: MISRSRLDRSQLVRWRTSIFTLFLLCGVTFASWASRLPAVKQNLAIDDFEVGILLFAMGAGSLIGVMSANVVVVRWGAKRGLSVTIVGIAIGLFLAALGVDALSSYLLTVIGLATLGLCFGATDVMMNVEAAEVEQAFERTLMPLFHAFFSLGTVAGAGIGVAMTAWGVGASWHLGTVAVVWLVITANALRSIPLQAQVTVDPDAASPGRRERLHAALEVWRDPRTYAIGAIILGMAFAEGSANDWLTIAVVDGHNGSEATGAVFLTVFSVAMTVFRAVGGPLVDRIGRVWTLRALSVAAGVGLVVFILAPNLPIAFIGVALWGAGASLGFPLGMSAAADDPRKAAASVSAAATIGYVAFLCGPPVLGWVSHQIGILNTLWIIVGLIAMSGLASGAAKPIAGSKVGAGHH
- a CDS encoding LacI family DNA-binding transcriptional regulator encodes the protein MTNRRATIADVARVAGVSPSTASVVFSGKTPVSDTTRLRVIEAADSLGYTGPDPRAASLRLGRSGIVAVVVGSSLNFMFVDPVQRLLMDGLAEAVAPLGAGLLLLRRDAELDIENAPTLTTASIDAAVLIGCDGSLRASLPIVQARGIPVVVVEGDAGEGIPRIALDNRDAQRRAAQHVRDLGHTRVAIVTLWQDAAGTVGWIAPDAEIAVDVTRDRLQGARDVFPDAPAFACAGSSIDDGFAAGRVLFADPRTRPTAVISQSDLLAAGVIRAAEDAGLRVPQDVSVTGFDGVPVDGLAPYELTTLVQPATAKGRAAGAAIAAMLDGREPESVDLTSTFRIGNTTSRAG